One Coprobacter tertius genomic window carries:
- a CDS encoding flavodoxin domain-containing protein yields MKKIGIFCDSVNGKTVALSKKIASAFGIGNEDMHNVSEITPENIESYGILLLGTSTGCEGNWHDDWEKAVEILKNMNLTGKTIALFGCGKSQPDGSISCTGIDKLYNELKQTGATLIGELSPDKGSAGTLSEEKKERLPGLAIDEADDDETNEMLVDQWTRTLNYNFNSHL; encoded by the coding sequence ATGAAAAAAATTGGAATATTCTGTGACTCGGTCAATGGAAAAACCGTAGCATTATCTAAAAAAATAGCATCAGCTTTTGGAATCGGAAACGAAGATATGCACAATGTATCTGAAATCACTCCCGAAAACATCGAATCTTATGGTATTCTTCTTCTGGGAACATCTACCGGCTGTGAGGGAAACTGGCATGACGACTGGGAAAAGGCAGTTGAAATACTGAAAAACATGAATCTTACCGGTAAAACAATCGCTTTATTCGGTTGCGGGAAGTCTCAGCCCGACGGAAGTATTTCCTGCACCGGAATAGACAAACTATATAATGAGCTGAAACAAACAGGAGCCACTTTAATCGGCGAATTGTCTCCAGACAAAGGATCGGCAGGTACTTTGTCGGAAGAAAAGAAAGAACGCCTTCCGGGACTGGCTATCGATGAAGCAGATGATGACGAAACCAACGAAATGCTGGTTGACCAATGGACCCGAACTCTCAACTACAATTTCAATTCACATTTATAA
- a CDS encoding alpha-mannosidase, giving the protein MKKNLILSLALAVSGTLCAQKEYKAYVVSNAHFDSQWNWDVQTSIDDYVQKTLIQNLWLLDNYPDYLINFEGGVKYQWMKEYYPAEYERVKEYIKKGRWHVTGSTWDATDANMPSPESFFRNILYGQNFYKKEFGVTSKDIFLPDCFGFGYTLPTIAAHAGLIGFSTQKLQWRHKPFHGDSKVPFNIGLWQGIDGSQIMAALNAQGYGHRWNGEEDISYNKELIDLAKNSVNNTAYRYYGTGDTGGSPTIESVVSLEKGIKGDGPVEIIPAGSDQIFEDYYPFDKHPELPVYNGELLMDVHATGCYTSQAAMKRFNRRNEQLGDAAEKASVIADYLGGTAYPTELLEDSWKRFIWHQFHDDLTGTSIPKAYEYSWNDELLSQTRFADIIESATGSVAQALDTRVKGTAVIVYNPIASARKSIAEANITVTSAPKGVKVYNAAGKEVPAQLLGYANGQAQIAFAAETAPVSYSVYDVRFTKNSAKSPFKIEGKHIENSVYAIDLNENGDIASIIDKRFNRQLIKDGKAMRLAYFTNNESFAWPAWEIIKKVMDAEPQEIAGNVKITVEENGPLRATLKIERTHDKSTFVQRIRLTNGASDDRIDIVNDIDWDSSDALLKAEFPMNFANPKATYDLGIGSIQRGNNTDIAYEVYAQQWADLSTTDGSYGVTIMNDCKYGWDKPDDNTLRLTLLHTPKTDRGYKYQDKQDLGHHTFTYSIAGHNGTPLQAEVFEDADIMNNPLITFVSPKHKGALGKEFSFVKTNTPQIALKALKKAEDNDTYIVRLYETQGKNISNAEVIFPSEIISASEMNGAEEKIGNARFEGNKLVFSTTSFKPKTFSVTLKKANVNLPAENTTAVKIPYTASAFTPDAFYRAGRFDKKGNSYAAELIGNSVVYDGISFDIAPVDQKNVIKCKKQVIDLPQDKPYTKLYILASAVNNDTTATFKVDGKEFSFAVPYYSGFFGQWGHTGYTEGYVKEAKPAYIGSHRHTRKGNEAYIFTYMYKLDIDIPAGAKTLELPDDENIAVFAVTVSDNTRDNVKSANEMRALPAFTQK; this is encoded by the coding sequence ATGAAAAAAAACCTTATTCTGTCATTAGCTTTGGCTGTTTCAGGCACATTATGCGCACAAAAGGAGTATAAAGCCTATGTGGTTTCCAATGCTCACTTCGATTCGCAATGGAACTGGGACGTTCAAACATCTATCGATGACTACGTGCAAAAAACGTTAATCCAGAACCTGTGGTTACTGGATAATTACCCCGATTACCTGATCAATTTCGAAGGGGGAGTAAAATACCAGTGGATGAAAGAATATTATCCTGCTGAGTACGAACGAGTGAAAGAATACATAAAAAAAGGACGCTGGCATGTAACCGGAAGTACGTGGGATGCTACTGATGCCAATATGCCTTCTCCCGAATCTTTCTTTCGGAATATTTTATATGGACAAAACTTTTATAAAAAAGAATTCGGCGTAACCTCAAAAGACATTTTCCTCCCCGACTGCTTCGGATTTGGATATACGCTGCCGACTATTGCCGCCCACGCAGGTCTGATCGGGTTCTCTACTCAAAAATTGCAGTGGAGACACAAACCGTTCCACGGAGATTCGAAAGTTCCTTTCAATATCGGCCTTTGGCAAGGAATAGACGGTTCTCAAATCATGGCAGCTTTGAATGCTCAAGGTTACGGACACCGCTGGAACGGGGAAGAAGATATCAGCTATAATAAAGAACTTATCGATCTTGCTAAAAACAGTGTAAACAATACTGCTTACCGTTATTATGGCACTGGTGATACAGGGGGTTCTCCTACGATCGAATCGGTTGTTTCACTCGAAAAAGGAATTAAAGGGGACGGCCCGGTTGAAATTATACCTGCCGGATCAGATCAAATCTTCGAAGATTATTATCCTTTCGACAAACATCCCGAACTACCGGTATATAACGGAGAACTACTGATGGACGTACACGCTACCGGATGTTACACGTCGCAAGCCGCAATGAAACGTTTTAACCGTCGTAACGAACAATTAGGAGACGCTGCCGAAAAAGCTTCGGTAATCGCCGATTATCTGGGAGGAACCGCTTACCCAACCGAATTACTCGAAGATAGCTGGAAACGCTTTATATGGCATCAATTCCACGACGATCTTACCGGGACTTCAATCCCAAAGGCTTATGAATATTCTTGGAATGACGAACTCCTGTCACAAACCCGTTTTGCCGATATCATCGAATCGGCGACCGGCTCGGTAGCACAAGCCCTCGACACCCGTGTAAAAGGTACTGCCGTTATTGTATATAACCCGATAGCCTCAGCCCGCAAAAGCATAGCCGAGGCCAACATTACGGTAACTTCTGCTCCCAAAGGAGTAAAGGTATATAATGCAGCGGGAAAAGAAGTTCCTGCACAATTACTGGGATATGCCAACGGTCAGGCTCAAATCGCCTTTGCCGCAGAGACTGCCCCTGTAAGTTATTCGGTTTACGATGTTCGGTTTACAAAAAACTCTGCAAAAAGCCCATTTAAAATAGAAGGCAAACATATTGAAAACAGCGTTTACGCTATCGACCTGAATGAAAACGGAGATATCGCATCGATTATAGACAAACGCTTTAACCGCCAGCTTATAAAAGACGGGAAAGCAATGCGCCTCGCTTATTTTACCAACAACGAGTCATTCGCATGGCCGGCATGGGAAATTATAAAGAAAGTTATGGATGCCGAACCTCAGGAAATTGCAGGAAACGTGAAAATAACGGTAGAAGAAAACGGACCATTGCGTGCCACATTGAAGATAGAACGAACACACGATAAATCGACGTTTGTTCAACGTATACGCCTTACAAACGGCGCAAGCGACGACCGTATCGATATTGTAAACGACATCGACTGGGATTCTTCCGATGCTCTGCTCAAGGCCGAATTCCCTATGAATTTTGCAAATCCTAAAGCAACTTACGATTTAGGAATCGGATCGATACAGCGCGGGAACAATACCGATATAGCATATGAAGTATACGCACAACAGTGGGCCGACCTTTCGACAACCGACGGCAGTTATGGCGTAACGATTATGAATGACTGCAAATACGGCTGGGACAAACCCGATGATAATACTTTACGACTGACTTTACTGCATACCCCGAAAACAGACCGAGGATATAAATATCAGGACAAACAAGATCTCGGACATCACACTTTTACCTACTCTATCGCAGGCCATAACGGAACACCGCTTCAGGCCGAGGTATTCGAAGATGCCGACATCATGAATAATCCTTTGATTACATTCGTATCTCCGAAACATAAAGGGGCTTTAGGCAAAGAATTTTCTTTCGTAAAAACCAATACTCCGCAAATTGCACTGAAAGCACTGAAAAAAGCAGAAGATAATGATACTTATATCGTAAGGTTATACGAAACTCAAGGGAAAAATATCAGCAATGCCGAAGTAATCTTCCCGTCAGAAATCATTTCTGCCTCTGAAATGAACGGTGCAGAAGAAAAAATCGGAAACGCACGTTTCGAAGGCAACAAACTGGTTTTCTCAACCACATCTTTTAAGCCGAAAACATTTAGCGTTACCTTGAAAAAAGCGAACGTAAATTTACCGGCCGAAAACACGACAGCCGTAAAAATCCCGTACACCGCCAGCGCATTTACTCCCGACGCATTCTATCGTGCTGGCCGTTTCGACAAAAAAGGTAATTCTTATGCAGCCGAGCTTATCGGAAATTCTGTGGTTTACGACGGTATTTCATTCGACATCGCTCCTGTCGATCAGAAAAACGTTATAAAATGTAAGAAACAGGTTATCGACCTGCCGCAGGACAAACCTTATACCAAACTGTATATCCTGGCTTCTGCGGTAAATAACGATACCACGGCAACCTTTAAGGTAGACGGTAAAGAGTTCAGTTTTGCAGTTCCTTATTACTCGGGATTTTTCGGACAATGGGGACATACCGGATATACCGAAGGATACGTTAAGGAAGCAAAACCGGCATACATCGGATCTCATCGCCATACCCGCAAAGGAAATGAAGCCTATATCTTTACTTATATGTATAAACTCGACATCGACATTCCGGCCGGGGCTAAAACCCTCGAATTACCCGATGACGAAAATATCGCCGTTTTCGCAGTTACAGTTTCGGATAATACCCGTGACAATGTAAAATCAGCTAACGAAATGAGAGCTTTACCAGCTTTCACTCAAAAATAA
- a CDS encoding malate dehydrogenase produces MKFLTDKKLTIVGAAGMIGSNMAQTAIMMKLTPNICLYDPYAPALEGVAEELLQCGFEGMNITYTSDIKEALTGAKYIVSSGGAARKAGMTREDLLKGNSEIAAQFGKDIRSYCPDVEHVVVVFNPADITGLITLLYSGLKPNQVSTLAALDSTRLLNELVKYLKIPAADIENCRTYGGHGEQMAVFASTTRINDRSLSDLIKGGLIPQAEWEEIKQKVIQGGKHIIELRGRSSFQSPAYLSIEMIAAAMGGTPFRWPAGVYVYSGGFDHIMMAMETTITKEGISYKIVKGSSEEEAELKKSYEHLCTLRDEVIDMGIIPPIKEWNTLNPHIK; encoded by the coding sequence ATGAAATTCCTGACAGACAAAAAACTTACGATCGTAGGAGCCGCCGGTATGATAGGCTCTAACATGGCCCAAACGGCTATTATGATGAAACTCACTCCAAATATCTGCCTTTACGATCCGTATGCACCGGCTCTCGAAGGTGTCGCAGAAGAATTACTGCAATGCGGCTTCGAAGGTATGAATATAACGTACACCTCAGACATTAAAGAGGCGCTTACTGGGGCAAAATACATCGTTTCATCGGGAGGTGCCGCACGCAAAGCAGGAATGACTCGTGAAGACTTACTGAAAGGGAACTCAGAAATAGCCGCACAGTTCGGAAAAGACATCCGTAGTTATTGTCCCGATGTTGAGCACGTAGTGGTTGTTTTCAATCCGGCTGATATCACCGGACTTATCACTCTCCTCTATTCGGGATTAAAACCCAACCAGGTATCTACACTTGCCGCACTCGACAGCACCCGTCTGTTGAACGAATTGGTTAAATATCTAAAAATACCGGCTGCCGATATAGAAAACTGCCGTACTTACGGTGGCCACGGTGAACAGATGGCTGTATTTGCTTCTACAACCCGCATAAACGACCGCTCTTTATCTGATTTAATTAAAGGCGGTCTTATCCCGCAAGCCGAATGGGAAGAAATTAAACAAAAAGTGATACAAGGAGGCAAACATATTATCGAACTTAGAGGACGTTCTTCTTTCCAGAGCCCGGCCTATCTTTCGATCGAAATGATCGCAGCGGCAATGGGTGGCACACCTTTCCGTTGGCCGGCCGGCGTATATGTTTATTCAGGAGGATTCGACCACATTATGATGGCAATGGAAACAACGATCACTAAAGAAGGCATCAGTTACAAAATTGTAAAGGGCTCTTCTGAAGAAGAAGCCGAACTGAAAAAAAGCTACGAACATTTATGCACACTCAGAGACGAAGTCATCGACATGGGAATTATTCCACCTATTAAAGAGTGGAATACATTAAATCCCCATATTAAATAA
- a CDS encoding Gfo/Idh/MocA family protein, whose product MKTHYFFTVFLLSLVMLPVGLKAQDDKPLRLGVAGISHAHLNEVISRIGRGDFVIVGVAERDKDLLQNNRMRKYLDDSVFFEDLDEMLDKAKPEAVIVYEPIFDHLRVVEACAPRGIHVMVEKPLAVNMNHARKIADLARKYNILVLTNYETTWYDTNRELFRRVKENNEIGNITRIEVYDGHQGPVEIGCGKKFTDWLTHPKLNGGGAVIDFGCYGANLVTWLLGGEKPLRVYGVLNRQKPDLYPEVDDDATIILEYPQLTVQIMASWNWPMSRKDMHVYGTKGYIYQDTPRNMRVYSGKKLQQLTAPRLKAPYNDSFYYLKAAVRKQITVKPTDLSSLENNLIVVEILDAAIKSARQGKPVKMK is encoded by the coding sequence ATGAAAACACACTATTTTTTTACTGTTTTTCTTTTGTCGCTCGTTATGCTTCCTGTGGGTTTGAAAGCTCAGGATGATAAACCATTGAGATTGGGCGTTGCCGGTATTTCCCATGCGCATCTGAATGAAGTAATTTCTCGTATCGGACGCGGAGATTTTGTGATTGTTGGAGTTGCCGAACGAGATAAAGATTTATTGCAGAATAACCGGATGCGGAAATATCTCGATGATTCGGTATTTTTCGAAGATCTGGATGAGATGCTTGATAAAGCTAAACCGGAAGCGGTGATCGTATATGAGCCGATATTCGATCATTTGAGAGTTGTTGAAGCCTGTGCTCCGAGAGGGATTCACGTGATGGTGGAGAAACCGTTGGCTGTAAATATGAATCATGCTCGAAAGATAGCCGATTTGGCTAGAAAATATAATATTTTGGTACTGACGAATTATGAAACGACTTGGTATGATACAAACCGGGAATTGTTTCGACGTGTTAAGGAAAACAATGAAATAGGAAATATTACACGTATAGAGGTCTATGATGGGCATCAGGGCCCTGTTGAAATAGGATGTGGAAAAAAATTTACCGATTGGCTTACTCATCCTAAATTAAATGGTGGCGGTGCGGTTATCGATTTCGGATGTTATGGAGCTAATTTGGTGACTTGGTTGCTTGGAGGAGAAAAACCCTTGAGGGTATATGGAGTATTAAACCGGCAGAAGCCTGATCTTTATCCTGAAGTTGATGATGATGCTACGATTATTTTGGAATATCCGCAGTTAACCGTACAGATTATGGCTTCTTGGAATTGGCCTATGAGTCGGAAAGACATGCATGTTTATGGTACAAAAGGGTATATATACCAAGATACTCCCCGTAATATGCGTGTTTATAGCGGAAAAAAACTTCAGCAACTGACGGCTCCCCGTTTGAAAGCGCCTTATAATGATTCTTTTTATTATTTAAAGGCTGCTGTTCGTAAGCAAATCACTGTGAAACCTACCGATCTTTCTTCTCTCGAAAATAATCTTATTGTTGTAGAAATACTCGATGCGGCGATTAAAAGTGCCCGTCAGGGGAAACCGGTAAAAATGAAATAA